One Owenweeksia hongkongensis DSM 17368 genomic region harbors:
- a CDS encoding UvrD-helicase domain-containing protein, with translation MSKFKIYNASAGAGKTYTLVKEFLRICLTGENANQYRQILAITFTNKAANEMKERIVQKLETFANEQESIQDPIFLQLAEDLQVSHVRLSYVAQAALKSILHNYSAFSVSTIDKFTNRLIRSFSQDLKLSSNYEVELDTDELLREAVDRMLADLQEGDATSKVLLEFINDKLSEGKSPRPEQSLLAMGRNLFDEAAYPYLKHLKGFGKEEIMKAAGKLRKEKKDWEDKWSDEAQEMMTLIHSQGIERMDFSSGTVYNYILKFVEKDSSKWPINKTLEKVVFDGAPFYAKTKAKNLAPRFSPIEDELRAKLDKLVKEVVEVFPRYHLITKILKDVYSLAVLAEIDKNLQEVKEEENKLPIGEFNKLISDKLENEPTAYLFEKLGDRYQYFFIDEFQDTSVLQWRNLLPLINNALSSSGSAMIVGDAKQSIYRWRGGEVGQFIDLSNDVDPSNKVLLNGEEMELYSRETLNLGSNFRSRKNVVEFNNDFFTNSADLMQEEVFKDIYSASNQNVERQDGGYVCLKQIEYDKETYEQQQCEESLAVIQDAISRGYKLNDITIITRKKDYLAALAEFLLDKGIKVISPDSLLLEQSQEVRSLVSFLKFLCRPDDFASRWDFLSSLWALDVIKEEYKEEHQFISSHVKSNPVELNSALSEIIPNYSYPELLQQGLLDKVYLLAKWFKLDVQGNPFLHTFVDKVSDFQNNKKGGEAEFCRHWDDKGSRQSIALPDGVDAVNLMTVHKSKGLEFPITIVSFADWLSTSEPNGSSAWVNLESHDMAGLPVARVSLSENANAHKDYQNLYQRNKGLVYLDNLNLAYVAFTRAVDELYVFGSKGKPKESSNLTIYISQYFKNKGVEDLLLEVGERSQKRHEDVKDNALMWKNYEAVSWQDRLRITIDAPLDWTSGESEGTSYGKKVHGVFAKLDGKTSIEEIIDNEVILGRLSNEESEPLKTLIDSVLANPEVMPYFAEGVEMLNEKDILLPKKGSLRPDRLSVVDGVVHIIDYKTGVSDPNHQKQLDAYSDVLLEMGFKVGDKVLIYLNENPEVVKW, from the coding sequence TTGTCAAAGTTTAAAATTTACAATGCCTCTGCTGGGGCAGGAAAAACATATACTCTGGTAAAAGAGTTTTTGAGAATTTGCCTCACAGGTGAAAATGCAAACCAGTATCGTCAAATTTTGGCTATTACCTTTACCAATAAGGCAGCCAATGAAATGAAAGAACGAATCGTGCAAAAGCTAGAAACTTTTGCCAATGAACAGGAGTCAATACAGGACCCTATATTTTTGCAACTAGCTGAAGATTTGCAAGTTTCGCATGTAAGGTTGAGTTATGTAGCACAGGCCGCGCTAAAGTCGATTCTCCATAATTACTCGGCTTTTTCTGTTTCTACCATTGATAAATTTACCAATCGCCTAATCCGTAGTTTTTCACAGGATTTAAAGTTGAGCAGTAATTATGAAGTGGAGCTGGACACGGACGAGCTGCTTCGGGAAGCAGTAGATAGAATGTTAGCAGATTTGCAGGAGGGAGATGCTACTTCCAAGGTTTTGTTGGAGTTTATTAATGATAAATTATCTGAGGGAAAATCACCAAGGCCAGAGCAAAGCTTGCTTGCGATGGGTAGGAACCTCTTTGATGAGGCCGCCTATCCTTATCTAAAACACTTGAAGGGTTTTGGAAAGGAAGAAATAATGAAAGCTGCGGGAAAGCTGCGAAAGGAAAAAAAGGATTGGGAGGATAAATGGAGTGATGAAGCGCAGGAGATGATGACCTTGATCCATAGCCAAGGGATTGAGCGGATGGACTTCAGTAGCGGCACGGTATATAATTACATTTTAAAATTTGTAGAAAAGGATTCTAGCAAATGGCCAATAAATAAAACCCTTGAAAAAGTGGTTTTTGATGGAGCTCCGTTTTATGCAAAAACTAAGGCCAAAAACCTTGCTCCAAGGTTCAGTCCAATAGAAGATGAGTTAAGAGCGAAGCTGGATAAGTTGGTTAAGGAGGTTGTTGAGGTTTTCCCCCGTTATCATTTAATAACCAAAATTTTAAAGGATGTTTATTCACTGGCTGTATTGGCAGAAATTGATAAAAATCTTCAAGAGGTAAAAGAGGAGGAGAACAAGTTGCCGATTGGGGAATTCAATAAGTTAATTAGTGATAAACTAGAAAATGAACCCACGGCTTATCTCTTTGAAAAGTTGGGTGATAGGTATCAATACTTCTTTATTGATGAATTTCAGGACACATCAGTACTTCAATGGCGAAACCTACTTCCACTTATAAATAATGCATTGTCATCCAGTGGCTCAGCAATGATAGTAGGAGATGCCAAGCAGTCTATTTATCGCTGGCGCGGTGGAGAAGTTGGTCAGTTTATCGACTTGAGCAATGACGTTGATCCGAGTAACAAAGTATTGCTCAATGGTGAAGAAATGGAATTGTATTCTCGTGAAACACTAAACCTGGGCTCCAATTTCCGAAGCAGAAAAAATGTGGTGGAGTTCAATAATGACTTCTTTACCAATTCTGCGGACTTGATGCAGGAAGAGGTTTTTAAAGACATTTACTCTGCAAGCAATCAAAATGTAGAAAGACAAGATGGTGGCTACGTTTGCTTAAAGCAAATAGAATACGATAAGGAAACCTATGAGCAGCAGCAATGTGAGGAGAGTTTGGCGGTAATTCAGGATGCTATTTCTCGTGGCTATAAATTGAATGATATTACCATCATTACTAGGAAAAAGGATTATTTAGCTGCGCTTGCTGAATTCTTGTTGGATAAAGGAATTAAAGTAATTAGTCCGGATAGTTTACTGTTAGAGCAATCACAAGAAGTAAGATCTCTAGTTTCATTTCTTAAATTTTTATGCCGACCAGATGATTTTGCATCACGCTGGGATTTCCTCAGTTCGCTTTGGGCTTTGGATGTTATTAAAGAAGAGTACAAGGAAGAACATCAGTTTATTAGTTCTCATGTAAAGTCAAATCCTGTAGAACTCAATTCAGCACTGTCTGAAATAATTCCTAACTATAGTTACCCAGAGCTCCTTCAGCAAGGCTTGTTAGATAAAGTTTATTTGTTGGCTAAGTGGTTTAAATTAGACGTTCAGGGAAATCCGTTCTTGCACACTTTTGTAGACAAAGTTTCTGACTTTCAAAACAATAAAAAGGGTGGTGAAGCTGAATTTTGCAGACATTGGGATGATAAAGGATCAAGGCAAAGTATAGCCTTGCCGGATGGTGTGGATGCTGTAAATCTTATGACGGTCCACAAAAGTAAAGGTTTGGAATTTCCGATCACCATAGTGTCTTTTGCAGACTGGCTTTCTACAAGCGAACCGAATGGAAGTAGTGCTTGGGTGAACCTAGAATCTCATGATATGGCTGGTTTGCCGGTGGCAAGAGTGTCCTTGTCGGAAAACGCAAATGCTCATAAAGACTACCAGAATCTTTATCAAAGGAATAAAGGCTTGGTGTATTTGGACAATCTAAACTTGGCTTACGTAGCCTTTACCAGAGCTGTGGATGAGCTGTATGTTTTTGGAAGCAAGGGTAAGCCCAAAGAGAGCTCAAACCTCACTATCTATATTTCACAATACTTTAAAAATAAGGGTGTTGAGGACTTGTTGTTGGAGGTGGGCGAAAGGTCTCAGAAGCGCCACGAAGATGTAAAAGACAATGCCTTGATGTGGAAGAACTATGAAGCTGTTTCCTGGCAAGATAGGTTGCGAATTACGATTGATGCTCCTCTGGACTGGACTTCTGGAGAAAGTGAAGGAACGTCTTATGGGAAGAAAGTTCATGGCGTTTTTGCCAAGCTGGATGGGAAAACCTCGATTGAAGAAATTATAGACAATGAAGTAATATTGGGCAGGTTGTCAAATGAGGAGTCAGAACCGTTGAAGACTTTAATAGATTCAGTTTTAGCTAACCCTGAGGTGATGCCTTATTTTGCAGAAGGAGTGGAGATGCTGAATGAGAAGGATATTTTACTTCCTAAAAAGGGAAGTTTGAGACCGGACAGGCTCTCTGTGGTAGATGGTGTGGTTCATATTATTGATTACAAAACAGGGGTTTCCGATCCCAATCATCAAAAACAGCTTGACGCTTATAGTGATGTGTTGCTTGAAATGGGCTTTAAGGTGGGAGATAAAGTGTTGATTTACCTAAATGAAAATCCTGAGGTGGTGAAGTGGTAA
- the kbl gene encoding glycine C-acetyltransferase, which produces MYGKLKEHLQEELEAIKADGLFKSERIIEGEQGAEIDVNGKKVLNFCANNYLGLSSHPRVIEAAKKALDTHGFGMSSVRFICGTQDIHKELEQKIADFLGTEDTILYAAAFDANGGVFEPLLTAEDAIISDSLNHASIIDGVRLCKAQRYRYNNNDMADLEAKLIEAKDTSRFKIIVTDGVFSMDGYVAQLDKICDLAEKYDALVMVDECHASGFIGKTGRGTHELKNVMGRIDIITGTLGKALGGAMGGFTSGRKEIVELLRQRSRPYLFSNSLAPAIVGASNAVFDLLSESTDLRDKLENNVNYFKKGIKAAGFDIKDGDSAIVPIMLYDAALSQEFANKLLEEGIYVIGFFYPVVPKGQARIRVQLSAAHETAHLDKAIAAFTKVGKELGVIK; this is translated from the coding sequence ATGTACGGCAAATTAAAAGAGCACTTACAAGAAGAACTTGAAGCGATAAAAGCTGACGGTCTTTTTAAGTCGGAGCGTATTATTGAAGGCGAGCAAGGAGCTGAAATTGATGTAAATGGTAAGAAGGTTTTAAACTTTTGCGCCAATAATTATCTGGGTCTTTCTTCTCACCCAAGAGTGATTGAGGCAGCCAAAAAAGCTTTGGATACTCACGGTTTTGGAATGTCTTCGGTGCGTTTTATTTGTGGTACTCAAGATATCCATAAAGAGTTGGAGCAAAAGATTGCGGACTTTTTAGGCACAGAAGATACTATCCTTTATGCAGCAGCTTTTGATGCAAACGGAGGTGTTTTTGAGCCATTGCTTACCGCTGAAGATGCTATTATTTCTGATTCTTTAAATCACGCTTCTATTATTGATGGGGTTCGATTGTGCAAGGCTCAGCGCTACCGTTACAATAATAATGACATGGCCGATCTTGAGGCTAAGCTAATTGAAGCTAAAGACACATCGCGTTTCAAAATCATTGTTACCGATGGGGTTTTCTCAATGGACGGATACGTAGCTCAGCTGGATAAAATTTGTGACTTGGCCGAAAAATATGATGCATTGGTGATGGTGGACGAATGTCACGCCAGCGGATTTATTGGTAAAACAGGCCGTGGAACTCACGAGTTGAAAAATGTGATGGGTCGCATTGACATCATCACGGGTACTTTGGGTAAAGCGCTTGGTGGAGCAATGGGTGGTTTTACTTCAGGTAGAAAAGAGATTGTTGAGCTATTGCGTCAGCGTTCACGTCCATATTTGTTTTCAAATTCATTGGCACCTGCAATAGTTGGCGCCTCTAATGCAGTGTTTGATCTTTTGAGCGAAAGCACAGATTTGAGAGACAAGCTTGAGAACAATGTAAATTACTTTAAGAAAGGAATAAAAGCGGCTGGTTTTGATATAAAAGATGGAGATTCTGCCATCGTTCCAATTATGCTTTACGATGCAGCCTTGAGCCAGGAGTTTGCCAATAAACTTTTGGAAGAAGGCATTTATGTAATTGGATTCTTCTATCCGGTAGTTCCTAAGGGTCAAGCCCGAATCCGTGTACAGCTATCTGCGGCACACGAAACTGCGCATCTCGACAAAGCTATTGCTGCCTTTACTAAAGTAGGTAAGGAGCTTGGTGTAATAAAATAA
- a CDS encoding 2OG-Fe(II) oxygenase has product MTYNGSVIWSDSSIDQIADSLADNDFCVIEDFLAAEDVMRLKAVMNHHREQEAFQKAGIGQLQNFQVDRDIRGDRIKWIDKEEALSPTKMFLEKIESFMRELNRCLFLSLKDYETHFAIYPKGTFYEAHIDQFQSSGARKISFAFYLNENWKAGDGGELRIHKNDGYLDIEPIAGRIAIFRSDTVLHEVMSTEVDRYSITGWMLDRPVGVTFV; this is encoded by the coding sequence TTGACCTATAATGGAAGTGTGATCTGGTCGGACAGCAGTATCGACCAGATCGCAGATTCCTTGGCAGATAATGACTTCTGTGTAATTGAAGATTTTTTAGCTGCCGAAGATGTTATGCGCCTCAAAGCGGTGATGAATCATCATCGTGAGCAAGAGGCATTTCAGAAGGCCGGAATTGGCCAGCTACAAAATTTTCAGGTAGATCGCGACATTCGAGGTGATCGTATTAAATGGATTGATAAAGAGGAAGCATTGAGTCCTACAAAGATGTTTCTTGAAAAGATTGAATCCTTTATGCGAGAGCTCAATCGTTGCTTATTTCTTAGTCTTAAGGATTACGAAACACATTTTGCTATTTACCCTAAAGGCACTTTCTACGAAGCCCATATTGATCAATTTCAAAGCTCGGGAGCGCGTAAAATTTCTTTTGCCTTTTATCTCAATGAAAATTGGAAAGCTGGTGATGGTGGAGAGCTGCGCATTCACAAGAATGATGGGTATTTAGACATTGAGCCCATAGCGGGCCGAATTGCAATATTCCGAAGTGATACAGTTTTACATGAAGTTATGTCTACGGAAGTTGACCGGTATAGTATTACGGGTTGGATGTTGGATAGACCTGTAGGGGTGACATTTGTATAA
- a CDS encoding type III PLP-dependent enzyme domain-containing protein yields MRNKYFDLIDQTFEWPQKEFELDDDQTLMWNGVYLMDIIKQYGTPLKVSYLPKISEQIQRAKRMFNVAIAKSGYEGEYNYCYCTKSSHFSFVLEEALKNDIHIETSSAFDINIVESLFESGKISKEQYIVCNGFKRNQYVENIARLINSGYTNVIPVVDNKNELDLFDQSFKNPTKIGIRIASEEEPKFEFYTSRLGLGYKDIVPFYKNKIQNNKKFELKMLHFFINTGINDTAYYWSELLKCVNVYVELKKICPTLDSLNIGGGFPIKNSLSFNYDYDYIAEQIIEQIKMMCNSNGVQEPHIFTEFGSFTVGESGATFFSIIDQKKQNDRENWNMIDGSFMTALPDAWAINKRFILLAVNRWEKPYERVLLGGLTCDSDDYYNSEQHSNAIYLPKYDSEERQIVGFFHTGAYQESVGGYGGIQHCLTPAPKHVVIDRDEDGEVRTRLFAKEQSYKSMMKILGY; encoded by the coding sequence ATGAGAAACAAATATTTCGATCTTATCGATCAAACGTTTGAATGGCCACAAAAAGAGTTTGAGCTTGATGATGACCAAACCTTAATGTGGAATGGTGTTTATTTGATGGACATCATAAAGCAATATGGAACGCCTTTGAAGGTTTCATATTTGCCAAAAATCAGTGAACAGATACAGCGTGCCAAGCGCATGTTTAATGTTGCTATCGCCAAGTCTGGCTATGAGGGTGAATACAATTACTGCTATTGTACAAAGAGTTCACACTTTTCATTTGTGCTTGAGGAAGCTTTGAAGAATGATATTCATATTGAGACCTCAAGTGCTTTTGATATCAATATTGTAGAATCACTTTTTGAAAGTGGAAAAATTAGCAAGGAGCAGTACATCGTGTGCAATGGTTTTAAAAGGAACCAGTATGTGGAGAACATTGCTCGCTTGATAAATAGTGGTTATACAAACGTTATTCCAGTGGTGGATAATAAGAACGAACTTGATTTGTTTGACCAAAGTTTTAAGAATCCAACTAAGATAGGTATCCGAATTGCTTCTGAAGAAGAACCAAAGTTTGAGTTTTATACCTCTCGTTTAGGACTTGGTTACAAGGATATTGTTCCTTTTTACAAGAATAAGATTCAGAACAATAAGAAGTTTGAGCTGAAGATGCTTCACTTTTTTATTAATACCGGTATCAACGATACGGCTTATTATTGGAGTGAATTGTTGAAGTGCGTGAACGTGTATGTGGAGCTTAAGAAAATATGCCCAACACTGGATTCATTGAATATTGGTGGAGGTTTCCCTATTAAAAATAGTTTGAGCTTTAACTATGATTACGACTACATCGCGGAGCAAATAATTGAGCAAATAAAAATGATGTGTAACAGCAATGGAGTGCAGGAACCACACATTTTTACTGAATTTGGTTCATTTACAGTAGGAGAAAGTGGAGCGACCTTCTTTTCGATTATTGACCAAAAGAAGCAGAATGACCGTGAAAATTGGAACATGATTGATGGTTCGTTTATGACGGCTTTACCTGATGCATGGGCTATTAATAAGCGCTTTATCCTGTTGGCGGTAAACCGATGGGAGAAGCCATACGAGCGAGTTTTGCTAGGTGGGCTTACTTGTGATAGCGATGATTATTACAACAGTGAGCAGCATTCCAATGCGATTTACTTGCCAAAGTATGATTCTGAGGAAAGGCAAATTGTAGGCTTCTTTCATACGGGTGCTTATCAAGAAAGTGTGGGTGGCTATGGAGGAATTCAGCACTGCTTAACACCGGCCCCAAAACACGTGGTGATAGACCGTGATGAGGATGGCGAAGTGCGTACAAGATTGTTTGCTAAAGAACAGAGTTACAAATCGATGATGAAAATTTTAGGGTACTGA